A window of the Candidatus Zixiibacteriota bacterium genome harbors these coding sequences:
- a CDS encoding SRPBCC family protein has protein sequence MAEQYTKNIIVNGNISQVYGLWEHFDNFPRFMENVKSVTKKDNKLSHWVVEGPMGKDIEWDAMITSLEPNKKIAWSSVEGDIKTTGEVRFKEISNEKTEVTCFLSYEPKGVFGTTFAKLFDNPEKKLEQDLMNFRDFAEQQFKGGSSDNVAGGFRGTETGTRGSRGRSIGGSEDNPEGLRNRTPGGIADNEGEDV, from the coding sequence ATGGCTGAGCAGTATACCAAAAACATTATTGTCAATGGTAACATCTCGCAGGTCTACGGACTCTGGGAGCATTTCGACAATTTTCCGCGGTTCATGGAAAATGTGAAATCGGTGACAAAGAAAGACAACAAGCTGAGCCACTGGGTCGTCGAGGGCCCGATGGGCAAAGATATTGAATGGGATGCCATGATCACAAGTCTCGAACCAAACAAGAAAATCGCTTGGAGCAGTGTCGAAGGGGATATCAAGACGACTGGCGAAGTCCGCTTCAAAGAAATCTCGAATGAAAAGACCGAAGTGACATGCTTTCTTTCGTACGAACCCAAAGGTGTATTCGGAACAACTTTCGCGAAGTTATTCGATAATCCCGAAAAGAAACTTGAGCAGGATCTGATGAATTTCAGGGATTTCGCAGAACAACAGTTCAAAGGCGGCTCTTCTGATAATGTTGCTGGCGGTTTCAGAGGCACCGAGACCGGAACCCGCGGATCACGCGGCAGGAGCATCGGTGGTAGCGAAGACAATCCCGAAGGACTTCGCAACCGTACACCAGGTGGTATCGCGGATAACGAAGGCGAAGACGTCTAA